Proteins encoded within one genomic window of Spiroplasma endosymbiont of Agriotes lineatus:
- the deoD gene encoding purine-nucleoside phosphorylase, whose protein sequence is MTPHISAKKEDIATIVLMPGDPIRAKYIATNYLQDVQLVNSVRNMLMFTGMYEEKRITIAGSGMGCPSIGIYSYELFKFYDVDVIIRIGSAGAYDEKLKLYDVINVSSVYGENNYAKIVGATDDDTIETNPNIYELINKTASDKNINIISGRVHCSDVFYRKNFEEYKRFLSEKQTIAVEMEAFALFANAKVLNKQVGCILTVSDSLVTKEATTSEKREQSFDKMMILALKTAVNFYKQGV, encoded by the coding sequence ATGACGCCACATATTAGTGCTAAAAAAGAGGACATTGCAACAATAGTTTTAATGCCAGGAGATCCAATTAGAGCAAAATATATTGCAACAAATTATTTGCAAGATGTACAATTAGTAAATAGTGTTCGTAATATGTTAATGTTTACAGGGATGTATGAAGAGAAAAGAATAACTATTGCTGGTAGCGGGATGGGTTGTCCTTCAATTGGCATTTACTCATATGAATTATTTAAATTTTATGATGTTGATGTAATTATTAGAATTGGAAGCGCAGGCGCATATGACGAAAAGTTAAAACTGTATGATGTTATTAATGTAAGTTCGGTGTATGGTGAAAATAATTATGCTAAGATTGTTGGAGCAACAGATGATGATACTATCGAAACTAATCCTAATATTTATGAATTAATTAATAAAACAGCAAGCGATAAAAATATTAACATCATATCTGGAAGGGTGCATTGTTCTGATGTTTTTTATCGTAAAAATTTTGAAGAATATAAAAGATTTTTAAGTGAAAAACAAACTATTGCTGTAGAAATGGAAGCTTTTGCATTATTTGCTAATGCAAAAGTGTTAAATAAGCAAGTGGGATGTATTTTAACTGTATCTGATTCATTAGTAACAAAAGAAGCTACTACGAGTGAAAAACGCGAACAATCATTTGATAAGATGATGATATTAGCTTTAAAAACAGCAGTTAATTTTTATAAACAAGGTGTTTAA
- a CDS encoding NADP-dependent glyceraldehyde-3-phosphate dehydrogenase codes for MEKGQALINGKLFSSTNVIEITSPNTLEVIGSVPALSLENINDAFLAAKNAQKQWEGLLINERIKFIEQWKQLIIENTDVLANLMVLEIAKGKKAAISEINRTIEYIDFTVNEAYRIYPESYTGDAFNVKNKLAIFSRVAKGVVLAISPFNYPVNLSLAKIIPALIMGNTVVFKSSSQSSLTGLFLAKLAFDANFPAGVINAVAGRGNVIGDSLVTHPAIDVISFTGSDVTGKHITKIANKVDIILELGGKDPAIVLKDCDLAMTVKKIVKGAFSYSGQRCTAIKRVLVDNTIADELVSLIKIETEKLTVGSPNDNADITPIIDMKTSNILQKLVDEALEKKASLVLGNIRKNNLWYPTIIDNVTKDMDIAWIEPFGPVLPIIRVTSIDEAITLANDSKYGLQASIFTNNIDMAIKIANQLDVGSININDVPQRGPDYFPFLGVKDSGMGVQGIREALLSMTRYKGIVFNWKAEK; via the coding sequence ATGGAAAAAGGTCAAGCATTAATTAATGGTAAATTGTTTTCTTCTACAAATGTTATTGAAATTACAAGTCCGAACACATTAGAAGTAATTGGTAGTGTTCCTGCTCTTTCGTTAGAAAATATTAATGATGCGTTTTTAGCAGCTAAGAATGCCCAAAAGCAATGAGAAGGGTTATTAATTAATGAAAGAATTAAGTTTATTGAACAATGAAAGCAGTTAATTATTGAAAATACTGATGTGCTTGCTAATTTGATGGTTTTAGAAATTGCTAAGGGTAAAAAAGCAGCTATTTCTGAAATTAATCGTACAATTGAATATATTGATTTTACTGTTAATGAAGCATATCGTATTTATCCTGAATCATATACTGGCGATGCTTTTAATGTGAAAAATAAGTTGGCAATTTTTTCACGAGTTGCTAAAGGAGTTGTTTTAGCAATTTCACCTTTTAACTATCCTGTTAATTTATCATTAGCAAAAATAATTCCGGCATTAATTATGGGAAATACAGTGGTATTTAAATCATCTTCACAAAGTTCTTTAACAGGATTGTTTTTAGCTAAGTTAGCATTTGATGCTAATTTTCCTGCTGGCGTCATTAATGCTGTTGCTGGTAGGGGAAATGTTATTGGTGATAGTTTAGTAACTCATCCGGCAATTGATGTTATTTCTTTTACTGGTTCTGATGTCACGGGAAAACATATTACTAAGATTGCTAACAAAGTAGATATTATTTTGGAATTAGGTGGTAAAGATCCGGCTATTGTTCTTAAAGACTGTGATCTAGCAATGACGGTTAAAAAAATTGTTAAAGGAGCATTTAGTTATTCAGGTCAAAGATGTACTGCTATTAAAAGAGTTTTAGTTGATAATACGATTGCTGATGAATTGGTATCTTTAATTAAAATTGAAACAGAAAAATTAACAGTTGGTAGTCCTAATGATAATGCTGATATTACCCCAATTATTGATATGAAAACAAGCAATATTCTTCAAAAATTAGTTGATGAGGCGTTAGAAAAAAAAGCATCGTTAGTTTTGGGAAATATTAGAAAAAATAATTTGTGGTATCCAACAATTATTGATAATGTTACTAAAGATATGGATATTGCTTGGATTGAACCATTTGGACCGGTGTTGCCAATTATCAGAGTAACATCAATTGATGAAGCGATTACGCTTGCAAATGATTCTAAATATGGTTTACAAGCATCAATTTTTACTAATAATATTGATATGGCGATTAAAATTGCTAATCAATTAGATGTTGGTTCAATTAACATTAATGATGTCCCTCAACGCGGACCAGATTATTTCCCTTTTTTAGGAGTTAAAGATTCAGGGATGGGTGTACAAGGAATCAGAGAAGCATTATTGTCAATGACACGATATAAAGGAATTGTTTTTAACTGAAAGGCAGAAAAATAA
- the tsaD gene encoding tRNA (adenosine(37)-N6)-threonylcarbamoyltransferase complex transferase subunit TsaD produces MTILAIETSCDETSISIYKDKKVKSNIIFSQIAKHQQYGGVVPEIASRLHISKISYVLKEAIKQAQIQYHDIDYIGYTDHPGLSGSLHIGKVCAQTISLMLKKPLIACNHIEGHIYSAAINNEFKFPLIILVVSGGHTQLVLMKKHLDFHILGETYDDAVGEAYDKVARLLELEYPGGPIIDKIAKKGQNIFELPLGKNDNSFDFSFSGLKSAVANLIIKLNARQLKFRKEDIACSFQEQATNILIKKLTMAIKKYHPKMITMVGGVAANSVLRTKIENLATKNTTVVLPDNKYCTDNAAMIARLTWQIINNRLKEVPKK; encoded by the coding sequence ATGACCATCTTAGCCATTGAAACAAGTTGTGATGAAACATCAATATCAATATATAAAGATAAGAAAGTTAAAAGCAATATTATTTTCTCACAAATAGCTAAACACCAACAATATGGCGGAGTTGTTCCTGAAATTGCTTCAAGACTTCATATTTCAAAAATTAGTTATGTTTTAAAAGAAGCAATTAAACAAGCACAAATACAATATCATGATATTGACTACATTGGTTACACTGATCATCCCGGATTAAGTGGTTCGCTTCACATCGGTAAAGTTTGTGCCCAAACAATATCATTAATGTTAAAAAAACCACTCATTGCTTGTAATCACATTGAAGGTCATATTTATAGTGCTGCCATTAATAATGAATTTAAGTTTCCCTTAATAATCTTAGTAGTATCCGGCGGCCATACCCAATTAGTTTTAATGAAAAAACATCTTGATTTTCATATTTTAGGAGAAACTTATGATGATGCTGTCGGTGAAGCTTATGATAAAGTAGCAAGATTGTTAGAACTTGAATATCCGGGTGGACCAATAATTGATAAAATAGCAAAAAAAGGACAAAATATTTTTGAACTTCCATTAGGGAAAAATGATAACAGTTTTGACTTTTCATTTAGTGGTTTGAAATCTGCAGTAGCAAATTTAATTATAAAATTGAACGCTCGCCAATTAAAATTTAGAAAAGAAGATATTGCTTGTTCTTTTCAAGAACAAGCAACTAATATTTTAATTAAAAAATTAACAATGGCAATAAAAAAATATCATCCAAAAATGATAACGATGGTCGGCGGCGTTGCTGCTAATAGTGTCTTACGAACTAAGATTGAAAACTTAGCAACAAAAAATACCACAGTAGTTCTTCCTGATAACAAATACTGTACTGATAATGCTGCGATGATCGCAAGATTAACTTGACAAATAATTAATAATCGTTTAAAAGAAGTTCCTAAAAAATAA
- a CDS encoding IS3 family transposase (programmed frameshift), which produces MGNKTSYFEEFKKQIVMLYKNGKSVINLGKEYNLPKPTIYSWVKNYNNSGSFKAKDNRTLEENEIITLRKELKDLKMENDIFKASRTDNGQKITIINSNKKKYSIRKICQLLNISKSNYYYQINKYTRKIVNNYNQEIISAFNESHQVYGARKIKVVLAHKSINLSRHKIRNIIKNNNLISKYTKTRLKCKNIQVNNDPVNNIVNRDFNNRKINETIVSDLTYIKVGFKWFYVCLLIDLYNREIVGYSSGPNKNTELVYQAIMRITRPLSKIEIFHTDRGNEFKNNIIDQLLSTFKIQRSLSAKGCPYDNAVAEATYKVFKTEFINGRKFNDLAQLELELFDYINWYNNLRIHGSLNYLSPVTFRKQMSI; this is translated from the exons ATGGGAAATAAAACCTCATACTTTGAAGAATTTAAAAAACAAATTGTCATGCTATACAAAAATGGCAAAAGTGTTATTAATTTAGGGAAAGAATATAATTTACCAAAACCAACTATTTATAGTTGAGTTAAAAATTATAATAATTCTGGTTCATTTAAAGCAAAAGACAATCGCACACTAGAAGAAAATGAAATAATAACTTTACGAAAAGAACTTAAAGACTTGAAAATGGAAAATGACATTT TTAAAGCAAGCCGCACTGATAATGGCCAAAAAATAACAATAATTAATAGCAATAAGAAAAAATATTCGATAAGAAAAATATGTCAATTATTAAATATTTCAAAATCCAATTACTATTATCAAATTAATAAATACACAAGGAAAATAGTGAATAATTATAATCAAGAAATTATTAGTGCATTTAACGAAAGCCACCAAGTCTATGGAGCCCGAAAAATCAAAGTAGTATTAGCTCATAAAAGTATTAACCTATCTAGACATAAAATTAGAAATATTATAAAAAACAATAATTTGATATCAAAGTACACAAAAACAAGACTTAAATGCAAAAATATTCAAGTAAATAATGATCCAGTAAATAACATTGTAAACCGAGACTTTAATAATAGAAAAATAAATGAAACCATCGTTAGTGACTTAACTTATATAAAAGTGGGTTTTAAATGATTTTATGTGTGTCTCCTAATTGATTTGTATAATCGCGAGATTGTTGGTTATAGTTCCGGACCAAATAAAAATACGGAGTTGGTTTATCAAGCTATTATGCGAATTACTAGACCATTATCAAAAATTGAAATATTTCATACCGACCGAGGTAATGAGTTTAAAAATAATATAATTGATCAATTATTATCTACATTTAAAATTCAAAGATCATTGAGTGCGAAGGGTTGTCCATATGATAATGCAGTTGCTGAAGCAACTTATAAAGTTTTTAAAACAGAATTTATTAATGGTAGAAAATTCAATGATCTTGCACAATTAGAACTTGAATTATTTGATTACATTAATTGATACAATAATCTTAGAATACATGGCAGTTTAAATTATTTATCTCCAGTTACTTTTAGAAAACAAATGTCTATATAA
- a CDS encoding nucleoside 2-deoxyribosyltransferase, translated as MKKIFVYNAGPLFSEAEQNQRKLEGINLRKQLGDNFEILNPIEFSFNNENATPKNKEIFKKDYEEIKKSKYVIFDIDGRDSGTYMEYGFAFEQCLKEEKYLICVYSDFRLYQSNIDVAEIPGYGINEMISGSLQYNDIIKKKIFKVKNYQEAIKKIKEIEGI; from the coding sequence ATGAAAAAAATATTTGTTTATAATGCGGGACCATTATTTAGTGAAGCAGAACAAAATCAAAGAAAATTAGAAGGAATAAATTTAAGAAAACAATTAGGTGATAATTTTGAAATTTTAAATCCGATTGAGTTTAGTTTTAATAATGAAAATGCTACGCCAAAAAATAAAGAGATATTTAAAAAAGATTATGAAGAAATTAAAAAATCAAAATATGTAATATTTGATATTGACGGTCGTGATAGTGGAACATATATGGAATATGGTTTTGCCTTTGAACAATGTTTGAAGGAAGAAAAATATTTAATATGTGTTTATAGTGATTTTAGATTGTATCAATCAAATATTGATGTTGCTGAAATTCCTGGGTATGGTATTAATGAGATGATATCAGGTAGTTTACAATACAATGATATTATTAAAAAGAAAATTTTTAAGGTTAAAAATTATCAAGAAGCAATTAAAAAAATTAAAGAAATTGAAGGAATTTAA
- a CDS encoding IS3 family transposase (programmed frameshift), with protein MLYKNGKSVINLGKEYNLPKPTIYSWVKNYNNSGSFKAKDNRKLEENEIITLRKELKDLKMENDILKQFRTDNGQKITIINSNKKKYSIRKMCKLLNISKSNYYYQINKYTRKIVNNYNQEIISAFNASHQVYGARKIKVVLAHKSINLSRHKIRNIIKNNNLISKYTKTRLKCKNIQVNNDPVNNIVNRDFNNRKINETIVSDLTYIKVGFKWFYVCLLIDLYNREIVGYSSGPNKNTELVYQAIMRITRPLSKIEIFHTDRGNEFKNNIIDQLLSTFKIQRSLSAKGCPYDNAVAEATYKVFKTEFINGRKFNDLAQLELELFDYINWYNNLRIHGSLNYLSPVTFRKQMSI; from the exons ATGCTATACAAAAATGGCAAAAGTGTTATTAATTTAGGGAAAGAATATAATTTACCAAAACCAACTATTTATAGTTGAGTTAAAAATTATAATAATTCTGGTTCATTTAAAGCAAAAGACAATCGCAAACTAGAAGAAAATGAAATAATAACTTTACGAAAAGAACTTAAAGACTTAAAAATGGAAAATGACATTTTAAAGCAAT TTCGCACTGATAATGGCCAAAAAATAACAATAATTAATAGCAATAAGAAAAAATATTCGATAAGAAAAATGTGTAAATTATTAAATATTTCAAAATCCAATTACTATTATCAAATTAATAAATACACAAGGAAAATAGTGAATAATTATAATCAAGAAATTATCAGTGCATTTAACGCAAGCCACCAAGTCTATGGAGCCCGAAAAATCAAAGTAGTATTAGCTCATAAAAGTATTAACCTATCTAGACATAAAATTAGAAATATTATAAAAAACAATAATTTGATATCAAAGTACACAAAAACAAGACTTAAATGCAAAAATATTCAAGTAAATAATGATCCAGTAAATAACATTGTAAACCGAGACTTTAATAATAGAAAAATAAATGAAACCATCGTTAGTGACTTGACTTATATAAAAGTGGGTTTTAAATGATTTTATGTGTGTCTCCTAATTGATTTGTATAATCGCGAGATTGTTGGTTATAGTTCCGGACCAAATAAAAATACGGAGTTGGTTTATCAAGCTATTATGCGAATTACTAGACCATTATCAAAAATTGAAATATTTCATACCGACCGAGGTAATGAGTTTAAAAATAATATAATTGATCAATTATTATCTACATTTAAAATTCAAAGATCATTGAGTGCGAAGGGTTGTCCATATGATAATGCAGTTGCTGAAGCAACTTATAAAGTTTTTAAAACAGAATTTATTAATGGTAGAAAATTCAATGATCTTGCACAATTAGAACTTGAATTATTTGATTACATTAATTGATACAATAATCTTAGAATACATGGCAGTTTAAATTATTTATCTCCAGTTACTTTTAGAAAACAAATGTCTATATAA